A region from the Brassica napus cultivar Da-Ae chromosome C8, Da-Ae, whole genome shotgun sequence genome encodes:
- the LOC125575075 gene encoding glycine-rich cell wall structural protein 1-like isoform X2: MKLKSITCLILSLIFLHLGVECVLGDGSVVDPARYRGDDCRWGRRCGGRGRFGRGGGLGGGGGGGFGGGGGRGGGGGIGGGAGHGGGFGAGGGVGGGAGGGIGGGGGAGGGGGGGIGGGSGHGGGFGAGGGVGGGAGGGIGGGGGAGGGGGGGIGGGSGHGGGFGAGGGVGGGAGGGVGGGGGAGGGGGGGVGGGSGHGGGFGAGGGVGGGGGLGGGGGGGGGGGGGGGGGAGGGSGHGGGFGAGGGVGGGAGGGVGGGGGFGGGGGGGVGGGSGHGSGFGAGGGVGHGGGAGGGAGGGHGIGHGGGGGFGIGIGIGVGVGGGSGKGSGSGSGGGGHR, encoded by the exons ATGAAGCTCAAGAGTATTACATGTTTAATTCTTTCTTTAATTTTCCTACATTTGGGTGTGGAATGTGTTCTTGGGGATGGATCTGTGGTCGATCCTGCGAGGTACAGGGGCGATGATTGTAGGTGGGGCCGCAGGTGTGGTGGACGTGGCCGGTTTGGACGTGGTGGCGGTCTAGGGGGCGGAGGTGGTGGAGGTTTCGGAGGAGGTGGAGGTAGAGGGGGTGGTGGCGGTATTGGCGGCGGTGCAGGACACGGTGGAGGTTTTGGAGCCGGAGGTGGAGTTGGTGGCGGAGCGGGAGGAGGAAttggtggtggaggtggagctggaggcggcggaggaggaggtaTTGGTGGTGGTTCAGGTCATGGTGGAGGATTTGGAGCGGGAGGAGGAGTTGGTGGCGGAGCTGGTGGGGGAAttggtggtggaggtggagctggtggcggtggaggaggaggtaTCGGTGGTGGCTCAGGTCACGGCGGAGGATTTGGAGCTGGGGGAGGAGTAGGTGGTGGAGCCGGTGGAGGAGTcggtggtggaggtggagcTGGTGGCGGTGGAGGCGGTGGTGTTGGTGGAGGATCCGGACACGGTGGAGGATTTGGAGCTGGAGGAGGAGTTGGTGGTGGCGGAGGACTTggtggaggaggtggaggaggtggaggcggtggtggtggtggaggggGTGGTGCTGGTGGTGGATCAGGTCACGGTGGTGGTTTTGGAGCTGGAGGAGGAGTTGGGGGTGGAGCCGGAGGAGGTGTTGGGGGAGGCGGTGGatttggtggtggtggaggaggcggTGTGGGCGGTGGATCTGGACATGGTAGTGGATTTG GTGCTGGAGGGGGCGTTGGACACGGTGGTGGTGCTGGTGGTGGCGCGGGTGGAGGTCATGGGATAGGACACGGTGGAGGAGGAGGCTTTGGGATTGGAATAGGAATAGGTGTTGGGGTTGGTGGAGGCTCCGGCAAAGGTTCTGGAAGTggaagtggtggtggtggccacCGTTAA
- the LOC125575075 gene encoding glycine-rich cell wall structural protein 1-like isoform X1, with the protein MKLKSITCLILSLIFLHLGVECVLGDGSVVDPARYRGDDCRWGRRCGGRGRFGRGGGLGGGGGGGFGGGGGRGGGGGIGGGAGHGGGFGAGGGVGGGAGGGIGGGGGAGGGGGGGIGGGSGHGGGFGAGGGVGGGAGGGIGGGGGAGGGGGGGIGGGSGHGGGFGAGGGVGGGAGGGVGGGGGAGGGGGGGVGGGSGHGGGFGAGGGVGGGGGLGGGGGGGGGGGGGGGGGAGGGSGHGGGFGAGGGVGGGAGGGVGGGGGFGGGGGGGVGGGSGHGSGFGAGGGVGHGGGAGGGVGHGGGAGGGAGGGHGIGHGGGGGFGIGIGIGVGVGGGSGKGSGSGSGGGGHR; encoded by the coding sequence ATGAAGCTCAAGAGTATTACATGTTTAATTCTTTCTTTAATTTTCCTACATTTGGGTGTGGAATGTGTTCTTGGGGATGGATCTGTGGTCGATCCTGCGAGGTACAGGGGCGATGATTGTAGGTGGGGCCGCAGGTGTGGTGGACGTGGCCGGTTTGGACGTGGTGGCGGTCTAGGGGGCGGAGGTGGTGGAGGTTTCGGAGGAGGTGGAGGTAGAGGGGGTGGTGGCGGTATTGGCGGCGGTGCAGGACACGGTGGAGGTTTTGGAGCCGGAGGTGGAGTTGGTGGCGGAGCGGGAGGAGGAAttggtggtggaggtggagctggaggcggcggaggaggaggtaTTGGTGGTGGTTCAGGTCATGGTGGAGGATTTGGAGCGGGAGGAGGAGTTGGTGGCGGAGCTGGTGGGGGAAttggtggtggaggtggagctggtggcggtggaggaggaggtaTCGGTGGTGGCTCAGGTCACGGCGGAGGATTTGGAGCTGGGGGAGGAGTAGGTGGTGGAGCCGGTGGAGGAGTcggtggtggaggtggagcTGGTGGCGGTGGAGGCGGTGGTGTTGGTGGAGGATCCGGACACGGTGGAGGATTTGGAGCTGGAGGAGGAGTTGGTGGTGGCGGAGGACTTggtggaggaggtggaggaggtggaggcggtggtggtggtggaggggGTGGTGCTGGTGGTGGATCAGGTCACGGTGGTGGTTTTGGAGCTGGAGGAGGAGTTGGGGGTGGAGCCGGAGGAGGTGTTGGGGGAGGCGGTGGatttggtggtggtggaggaggcggTGTGGGCGGTGGATCTGGACATGGTAGTGGATTTGGTGCTGGAGGGGGCGTTGGACACGGTGGTGGTGCTGGAGGGGGCGTTGGACACGGTGGTGGTGCTGGTGGTGGCGCGGGTGGAGGTCATGGGATAGGACACGGTGGAGGAGGAGGCTTTGGGATTGGAATAGGAATAGGTGTTGGGGTTGGTGGAGGCTCCGGCAAAGGTTCTGGAAGTggaagtggtggtggtggccacCGTTAA